A genomic window from Solanum stenotomum isolate F172 chromosome 10, ASM1918654v1, whole genome shotgun sequence includes:
- the LOC125878477 gene encoding B2 protein has translation MEINNNNNQSSFWQFSDQLRLQNNNLANLSLNDSIWSSNYGSKRPEERRNFDIRVGGDLNSTANTSSNKSNYNLFSNDGWKIADPSALTAANGGGAAGKGVLGVGLNGGFNKGVYSNQALNFSYSKGTNNVAVGTKGINKKFGKGFFEDEHKSVKKNNKSVKESNKDVNSEKQNGVDKRFKTLPPAESLPRNETVGGYIFVCNNDTMAENLKRELFGLPPRYRDSVRQITPGLPLFLYNYSTHQLHGVFEAASFGGSNIDPSAWEDKKNPGESRFPAQVRVVTRKVCEPLEEDSFRPILHHYDGPKFRLELNVPEAISLLDIFEENKN, from the exons ATGgagatcaacaacaacaacaatcaatCATCTTTCTGGCAGTTCAGTGACCAGCTTCGTCTGCAGAACAACAACTTAGCAAATCTCTCTTTGAATGATTCAATCTGGAGCAGTAACTATGGCTCTAAAAGGcctgaagaaagaagaaattttgATATCAGGGTAGGTGGTGACCTCAACTCTACTGCTAATACTTCTTCAAACAAGTCAAATTACAATCTTTTTAGCAATGATGGCTGGAAAATTGCTGATCCATCTGCTCTCACGGCGGCGAACGGCGGTGGTGCTGCCGGAAAAGGGGTACTTGGGGTTGGTTTAAATGGTGGATTCAACAAAGGGGTTTACTCAAATCAAGCTTTGAACTTCAGTTATAGTAAGGGTACTAATAATGTTGCAGTAGGTACCAAAGGGATAAACAAGAAATTTGGTAAAGGATTTTTTGAAGATGAGCATAAAAGTGTGAAGAAGAATAACAAGAGTGTTAAAGAGAGTAACAAGGATGTTAATAGTGAGAAACAGAATGGTGTTGATAAAAGGTTTAAGACTTTGCCTCCAGCAGAATCTTTGCCAAGAAATGAGACAGTTGGTggatatatttttgtttgcaaCAATGATACTATGGCTGAGAATCTCAAAAGGGAGCTCTTTG GCTTGCCCCCACGTTACAGGGACTCAGTTAGGCAAATAACACCTGGATTGCCTCTTTTTCTGTACAACTACTCGACCCATCAGCTTCACGGAGTATTTGAG GCTGCAAGCTTTGGTGGGTCAAATATTGATCCATCGGCCTGGGAGGACAAGAAGAaccctggtgaatctcgctttCCTGCTCAG GTTCGTGTCGTGACAAGGAAAGTCTGTGAACCACTTGAAGAGGATTCATTCAGGCCAATCCTTCACCACTACGACGGCCCTAAATTCCGCCTCGAGCTAAACGTTCCAGAG GCTATTTCTCTTctcgacatttttgaagagaaCAAGAACTAA